A window from Leptothermofonsia sichuanensis E412 encodes these proteins:
- the pdxH gene encoding pyridoxamine 5'-phosphate oxidase, which produces MDIHHLREEYTQAALSRKDLQPNPFQQFECWFQQACHAELQEPNAMVLATASAQGEPLVRTVLLKYFDNNGFVFFTNYESRKARHIDANPHVAVLFLWLPLQRQVQITGRAMKISTAESLKYFATRPRGSQLGAWCSPQSSIISSRQMLQMEFEKMRQKFLNHEVPLPSFWGGYRIVPDSFEFWQGRSNRLHDRFLYIRQDNDHWEINRLAP; this is translated from the coding sequence ATGGATATTCATCATTTAAGAGAAGAATATACCCAGGCCGCATTAAGCCGAAAGGATTTGCAGCCCAATCCTTTTCAGCAATTTGAATGCTGGTTTCAGCAAGCGTGTCATGCGGAGTTGCAGGAACCAAACGCAATGGTTTTAGCCACTGCTTCTGCTCAAGGGGAACCACTGGTGCGTACCGTGCTTTTGAAATATTTTGACAATAATGGATTTGTCTTTTTTACCAACTATGAGAGCCGCAAAGCCCGCCATATCGATGCCAATCCCCATGTTGCCGTGTTGTTTCTCTGGTTGCCGTTACAACGCCAGGTTCAAATTACAGGCAGAGCCATGAAAATCTCGACTGCCGAATCACTCAAATACTTTGCCACCCGCCCCCGTGGGAGTCAACTGGGAGCCTGGTGTTCGCCCCAGAGTTCGATCATCTCCTCCCGCCAGATGTTACAGATGGAATTTGAAAAGATGCGGCAGAAGTTTCTCAACCATGAAGTTCCATTACCCTCTTTCTGGGGTGGGTACCGGATCGTTCCTGATAGTTTTGAATTTTGGCAGGGGCGCTCTAACCGATTACACGATCGCTTCTTATACATTCGCCAGGATAATGACCATTGGGAAATTAATAGGCTTGCGCCTTGA
- a CDS encoding HypC/HybG/HupF family hydrogenase formation chaperone encodes MCLAVPGKIIRIHDHEDPLLRTGTISFGGVLKEVSLAYVPEAKVDDYAIVHVGFALSILDAQEAERTLNYLHQIQP; translated from the coding sequence ATGTGTCTGGCAGTTCCAGGAAAGATTATCCGGATTCATGATCATGAAGATCCGTTGCTCCGAACGGGCACCATCAGTTTTGGTGGTGTGCTTAAGGAAGTCAGTCTCGCCTATGTTCCTGAGGCAAAGGTGGATGATTATGCGATCGTTCACGTTGGGTTTGCACTCAGTATTCTTGATGCCCAGGAAGCAGAACGTACTCTGAACTATTTGCATCAAATCCAACCCTGA
- the psbH gene encoding photosystem II reaction center phosphoprotein PsbH, which yields MQIQNFQPKKIAPIQYILKKLNSDAGMVVPGWGTTPLMAVLMVLFFLFLLIILQLFNASILLEGVDIDWSGLNSAIASADTPPSISNEFTPTAIGVFLGLLVFVAGCVAFIVYGAITYPADQP from the coding sequence ATGCAGATTCAAAATTTTCAGCCTAAGAAAATTGCACCCATCCAGTATATTCTTAAAAAGTTGAATTCAGATGCGGGGATGGTAGTTCCCGGATGGGGCACTACGCCATTGATGGCAGTTCTCATGGTGTTATTTTTCCTGTTCCTGCTGATCATTCTGCAACTCTTCAATGCTTCCATTTTGCTTGAAGGAGTTGATATTGACTGGTCAGGCTTGAATAGTGCGATCGCTTCTGCGGATACTCCGCCCTCCATCAGCAATGAGTTCACTCCCACAGCAATTGGAGTGTTTCTGGGACTACTGGTGTTTGTCGCTGGTTGCGTTGCCTTCATTGTTTATGGCGCAATTACTTACCCGGCTGACCAGCCTTGA
- the psbB gene encoding photosystem II chlorophyll-binding protein CP47, producing the protein MGLPWYRVHTSVLNDPGRLIAVHLMHNALCAGFAGSMLLFELALFDPSDPVLNPMWRQGCFLMPFVARLGVVNSWQGWSITGETVSDPGFWTFEMVAIAHILFSGLEFLAAVWHWKYWDLATFFDSKSGEPVLDLPKIFGIHLFLAGLACFGFGAFHLTGIFGPGMWVSDPYGLTGHMQPVAPEWGPAGFNPYNPGGVVAHHIAAGIVGIIGGLFHMNVRPSENIYRALRMGNIETVLASALATFFFAGFVACGTMWYGTATTPIELWGPTRYQWDSNYFGQEIERRVQTSLANGKSLSEAWSAIPEKLAFYDYVGNSPAKGGLFRVGRMVDGDGLARGWLGHPIFKDQEGRELTVRRMPNFFENFPVVLTDKDGVVRADIPFFKSEAKYSVEQTGVTVSFFGGKLNGQTFKDPKLVKKYARQAQLGEPFEFDSTVYNSDGVFRTSNRGWFAFFHCCFALVWFFGHLWHGSRTLFRDVFAGIDPDLDIEQVEWGIFQKVGDRSTRLRPALQTATPAPEPAVPLLPPSGGGLQPLPDVVQAIAGEQATPQKGAEA; encoded by the coding sequence ATGGGACTCCCCTGGTACCGAGTTCACACTTCAGTTCTGAATGATCCAGGACGATTAATTGCCGTGCATTTAATGCACAACGCACTTTGTGCCGGTTTTGCTGGTTCTATGCTTCTGTTTGAACTGGCTTTGTTTGATCCAAGTGACCCGGTGTTAAACCCGATGTGGCGGCAGGGCTGTTTTTTAATGCCCTTTGTTGCTCGTTTAGGCGTCGTCAATTCCTGGCAGGGATGGAGCATCACGGGTGAAACCGTATCTGACCCAGGATTTTGGACCTTTGAAATGGTTGCGATCGCCCATATTCTCTTTTCCGGGCTGGAATTTCTGGCAGCCGTCTGGCACTGGAAATACTGGGATCTAGCCACCTTTTTTGATTCCAAATCGGGTGAACCCGTTTTGGATTTACCCAAGATTTTCGGGATTCATCTGTTTCTGGCAGGGTTAGCCTGTTTTGGATTCGGTGCCTTTCATTTAACCGGCATCTTTGGTCCAGGGATGTGGGTTTCTGACCCTTACGGGTTGACCGGGCATATGCAACCCGTCGCCCCAGAGTGGGGACCTGCCGGGTTTAATCCCTATAATCCAGGCGGGGTGGTGGCACACCACATTGCGGCAGGAATTGTTGGCATCATTGGTGGGCTGTTCCACATGAATGTGCGTCCATCGGAGAACATCTATCGCGCTCTGCGCATGGGCAACATTGAAACGGTGCTGGCCAGTGCTCTGGCGACTTTCTTCTTTGCTGGTTTTGTTGCCTGTGGCACGATGTGGTATGGCACGGCTACTACCCCAATTGAACTGTGGGGACCCACCCGCTACCAGTGGGACTCTAACTATTTTGGACAGGAAATTGAACGCCGGGTACAAACCAGCCTGGCAAACGGTAAGAGCCTGTCGGAAGCCTGGTCAGCGATTCCAGAAAAGCTGGCTTTCTATGACTATGTAGGCAACAGTCCTGCCAAGGGTGGTTTGTTCCGGGTAGGTCGCATGGTGGATGGCGATGGGCTTGCCCGTGGATGGTTGGGGCATCCTATTTTCAAAGACCAGGAAGGACGAGAACTCACGGTACGCCGAATGCCGAATTTCTTTGAAAACTTTCCAGTTGTGTTAACGGATAAAGATGGAGTTGTCCGGGCTGATATTCCCTTCTTCAAATCAGAAGCCAAATACAGCGTAGAACAAACGGGAGTCACCGTTAGTTTCTTTGGAGGCAAACTGAATGGGCAAACCTTTAAGGATCCAAAGTTGGTGAAAAAATATGCCCGCCAGGCTCAACTGGGAGAACCGTTTGAGTTTGATAGCACGGTCTACAATTCGGATGGGGTCTTTCGCACCAGCAACCGGGGGTGGTTTGCCTTCTTCCACTGTTGTTTTGCCCTGGTCTGGTTTTTCGGTCATCTCTGGCATGGCTCACGCACCCTGTTCCGCGATGTCTTTGCTGGGATTGACCCCGACCTTGATATTGAGCAGGTTGAGTGGGGTATTTTCCAGAAGGTGGGTGACAGAAGTACCCGTTTAAGACCAGCCCTGCAAACAGCTACTCCAGCTCCAGAACCTGCCGTGCCTTTGTTACCACCATCTGGTGGAGGGTTGCAACCATTACCGGATGTGGTTCAGGCGATCGCTGGCGAACAGGCAACCCCCCAGAAAGGTGCGGAAGCTTAA